The region CTTTACGGCGAGTATAGGGGTGAAAACGGTAAAGTTATACTGCTTAAGCCCTTAACCTACATGAACAGGAGCGGTGAGAGCGTATCCCAGTTCCTCCGCTACTTTAAAATCGCCCCCGAGGAGATGGTTGTCGTTTACGACGACCTCGACCTTCCCCTTGGGAAGCTCCGCTTGAAGCCCAAAGGCAGCAGCGGAGGCCACAGGGGGGTAGAGTCGATAATACGGGAGCTCGGGACGTCCAACTTTCCCAGGCTAAAAGTTGGAATAGGAAGGCCGGCCAGGAAGGAGGAGGTTGTAGATTACGTCCTCTCCCCCTTTGGCAGAGAGCAGTGGCCGGCAATCGAGGAGGCCGTTGATAGGGCTTCCGACTGCCTGAACCTTTTAATAAGCGGAGAGCCGCTCCAAACGGTAGCATCAAAATGCAACAGTTAGGGAGGTAAAGATGAGGGAGTACTACTACGAGATGGTTTACATACTCAGGCCCACAATGAGCGACGAAGAGACAAACGCCGCCATAGAGAAGGTAAACTCCTACGTTGAGAGGTACGGCGGAGAGGTCCTCAAGGTAGACAAGTGGGGTAAGAGGCAGCTTGCATACCCCATTAACGACTACGACAAAGGCTTTTACGTCCTTGAGTACATAAGGACCGACAAGAGGGACTTCGTTAGGAATATGGAGAACTTCTTTAGAATTAACGAAGACGTTATAAGGTTCCTCCTCTTCAGGCTGAAGCCTTCAGAGGTTAAGGAGTTGAAGGAGAAGCTCGGTAAGAAAGAGGAGGCTGTAGCAGCTTCCTCCGAAGAGAATAAGGGAGAAGAGTAATGCTCAACAGGGTTTTGCTTATCGGTCGCCTCGTTGCCGAC is a window of Thermovibrio ammonificans HB-1 DNA encoding:
- the pth gene encoding aminoacyl-tRNA hydrolase, coding for MVKLVVGLGNPGREYEKTRHNVGWMVLDRLADKLGVSLNREKFKGLYGEYRGENGKVILLKPLTYMNRSGESVSQFLRYFKIAPEEMVVVYDDLDLPLGKLRLKPKGSSGGHRGVESIIRELGTSNFPRLKVGIGRPARKEEVVDYVLSPFGREQWPAIEEAVDRASDCLNLLISGEPLQTVASKCNS
- the rpsF gene encoding 30S ribosomal protein S6 encodes the protein MREYYYEMVYILRPTMSDEETNAAIEKVNSYVERYGGEVLKVDKWGKRQLAYPINDYDKGFYVLEYIRTDKRDFVRNMENFFRINEDVIRFLLFRLKPSEVKELKEKLGKKEEAVAASSEENKGEE